The following are encoded together in the Adhaeribacter arboris genome:
- a CDS encoding T9SS type A sorting domain-containing protein, translated as MKLPLTPDYPLQPIPGFNHWQIKLGIFLLLYCILVNQSFAQTKIWDKTIGGKSNEQLTYAQQTSDGGYILGGTSQSGINGDKTTASKGGQDYWIVKLKADGTKTWDKTFGGNKNDLLTSLQQTKDGGYILGGFSLSGKSGDKSEASRDNLKNIEFNRGDYWIIKLNADGTKVWDKTIGGDSRDEFSSLQQTSDGGYVLGGSSLSSNSGDKSESNKGLYDYWVVKLKADGTKVWDNTIGGNRFDKLNSVQQTSDGGYIVGGSSESNISGDKTENNKEVLHYYSADYWIVKLTSDGTKAWDKTLGGENNDELRSLQQTKDGYVLGGSSNSDSSGDKTEHRKGGTDGGGNITNDYWVVKIKANGNKVWDKTIGGNNNDVLTSLQQTSDGGYLLGGSSDSGSSGDKTEEFQKTDEFYDPNDFWVVKIAATGAKVWDKTLGGNAGDYLSSLQQTSDGNYILGGSSNSGKSGDKSQAKLGECTSTICTSDYWVVKLDNSGKNLNQNITFVPIIYKTYGDAPFTISATASSGLSVTFSIVSGPATVKGNIVTLTGAGKVTVKARQAGNDTYKSAEATQTFLVMEKSLVRKGWEKAFGGKYEDRLTAMIATFDGGYLVGGTSNSGKSGDKSNPGQPYTKDYWIIKTDQQGNKLWDKSYGGTHQDKLAAIVATPDGGYLLGGTSESGISGDKTEAVRGDADYWVVKIDADGNKQWDKTFGGAKEDIFTALIATPDGGYLLGGTSESGISGDKTEAIRGGLDYWVVKLDGTGKKLWDKTFGGIGVDNLAALAVGANGDYLLGGSSVSGYSGDKTQAKRALNDFWVVRINATGTKVWDRAYGGIKGTYTDPWCTTGCNVTTYGESVLSGLITTPDGGFLLGGTSTAEPGAEKSEDNLSDKYTNLRKYWVVKINDQGKKEWDKTYVGGLTESTLKFVDSTYTIYGGSANLRSLISAPDGGFLLAGDSDYGKGADKSEDVRVKDYEFVDYWAVKIDAQGVKKWDKTLGGFNYDFLAAAVTSSTGGYLLGGSSESGIGGDKSEALRDSTNINFEFWPTDYWVVEIKDETSLNNSAWDRRYGGSGYDVLTSFIKTADGGYLSAGYSPSGISGDKTQASRGKNDYWMVKSDKNGKKIWDKRYGGGGDDYLNRVIQTQDGGYLLAGSSLSGISGDKSQASRGDRDYWIVKISGTGVKQWDKRYGGSGYDELKKVIQLSTGDYILAGYSNSPVSGDKSQGNQGGYDYWLVKISNTGTKIWDKRYGGNLNDALTGIVQTSGGGFLLGGSSTSAGNGEKSEESRGGKDFWLISVNKNGAKLWDKTYGGAGEDEAYSLGRSGSSDYFISGSSDSPAGSDKTRGSQGLKDFWFLKINNKGVKIWDKRFGSNFDDEAKASIQTQDGGYLLAGISASSMGGNKSQNSQGGFDYWIVKTDKDGMYQWDKRFGGSSVDDLRAVIQTPDGGYLLAGKSLSGASGDRTQPSQGEYDYWVVKVAPETSPLLAAREATEVTLPTEISGLKQLQAYPNPFSEKVTVSFTLPQTQPASVKVYDNQGREITTLFQGEAKAKKTYQVKWQAQNKATGLYFLQLQTPTIQQQQKILLTK; from the coding sequence ATGAAATTACCTCTAACTCCTGATTACCCGCTGCAACCAATTCCGGGATTTAACCATTGGCAAATTAAGCTGGGCATTTTTTTGCTGCTTTATTGTATTTTGGTAAATCAAAGTTTTGCGCAAACTAAAATTTGGGATAAAACCATTGGCGGTAAATCCAATGAACAGCTAACCTACGCGCAGCAAACCAGCGACGGGGGCTACATTCTCGGGGGTACTTCCCAATCCGGCATTAACGGCGATAAAACCACCGCCTCAAAAGGTGGTCAGGATTATTGGATCGTTAAGCTAAAAGCCGATGGCACTAAAACCTGGGATAAGACTTTTGGCGGTAACAAGAATGATTTATTAACCTCGTTACAACAAACAAAAGATGGCGGCTATATTCTGGGTGGCTTTTCACTTTCCGGGAAAAGCGGCGACAAATCGGAAGCCAGTCGGGATAATTTAAAAAATATTGAATTTAATAGAGGTGACTATTGGATTATAAAGCTAAATGCGGACGGTACCAAGGTATGGGATAAAACGATTGGAGGCGATAGTAGAGATGAATTTAGTTCACTACAGCAGACCAGCGATGGCGGCTATGTTCTGGGGGGAAGTTCTTTATCCAGCAACAGCGGCGACAAATCAGAATCTAATAAAGGATTATACGATTATTGGGTGGTGAAGTTAAAGGCCGATGGTACCAAGGTGTGGGATAATACGATTGGGGGTAACCGCTTTGATAAGTTAAATTCCGTGCAGCAAACCAGCGATGGCGGCTACATTGTGGGCGGCTCATCCGAGTCTAATATTAGCGGCGATAAAACCGAGAACAATAAAGAAGTTTTACATTATTACTCCGCAGATTATTGGATTGTAAAGTTAACCTCGGACGGTACGAAAGCTTGGGATAAAACCTTGGGCGGGGAAAATAATGATGAATTGCGTTCTTTGCAACAAACAAAAGATGGCTACGTTTTAGGCGGTTCTTCCAACTCCGATAGTAGCGGCGATAAAACCGAGCATAGAAAAGGAGGTACAGATGGTGGCGGTAATATCACTAATGATTATTGGGTGGTAAAGATAAAAGCGAACGGCAATAAAGTCTGGGACAAAACCATTGGCGGTAATAATAACGATGTTTTAACCTCGCTCCAACAAACCAGCGACGGCGGCTACCTACTCGGTGGCTCCTCCGATTCGGGTAGTAGCGGGGATAAAACCGAAGAGTTCCAGAAAACGGATGAATTTTATGATCCAAACGATTTTTGGGTAGTAAAAATAGCGGCGACTGGCGCCAAAGTTTGGGATAAAACCTTGGGCGGGAACGCCGGGGATTATTTATCTTCCTTGCAACAAACCAGCGATGGCAACTATATTCTGGGCGGTTCCTCTAATTCGGGCAAAAGCGGCGATAAAAGCCAGGCGAAACTCGGTGAATGTACCTCTACTATTTGTACTTCTGATTATTGGGTAGTAAAATTAGATAATAGCGGTAAAAACCTGAATCAGAATATTACTTTCGTGCCTATTATCTATAAAACCTACGGTGATGCGCCTTTCACCATTTCTGCTACAGCTAGTTCCGGCTTATCCGTTACTTTCAGCATTGTGTCTGGCCCGGCTACCGTAAAAGGTAATATTGTTACCTTAACGGGAGCAGGTAAAGTTACGGTAAAAGCCCGCCAAGCCGGGAATGATACTTATAAATCAGCGGAAGCCACACAAACCTTTTTGGTGATGGAGAAATCGTTAGTGCGGAAAGGTTGGGAAAAGGCCTTTGGGGGTAAATATGAGGATAGACTTACCGCTATGATTGCCACCTTTGATGGCGGCTATTTAGTGGGGGGTACTTCCAACTCGGGTAAGTCCGGCGACAAGAGCAATCCCGGTCAGCCCTACACAAAAGATTACTGGATTATAAAAACCGACCAGCAAGGTAATAAGCTGTGGGATAAAAGTTACGGCGGAACCCATCAAGATAAATTGGCCGCTATTGTTGCTACCCCCGACGGCGGGTACCTGCTGGGGGGCACTTCCGAATCAGGTATTTCCGGCGATAAAACCGAAGCCGTTCGGGGCGACGCCGATTATTGGGTCGTAAAAATAGATGCGGATGGCAACAAGCAATGGGATAAAACTTTCGGCGGAGCGAAGGAAGATATTTTTACTGCTCTGATAGCTACGCCCGACGGCGGGTACCTGCTGGGGGGCACTTCTGAATCTGGTATTTCCGGCGATAAAACCGAAGCCATACGGGGCGGATTAGATTATTGGGTAGTTAAACTGGATGGTACCGGTAAAAAACTCTGGGATAAAACGTTTGGGGGGATTGGCGTAGATAATTTGGCCGCTTTGGCGGTTGGAGCCAACGGCGACTATTTGCTTGGCGGTTCTTCCGTTTCGGGCTACAGTGGCGATAAAACCCAAGCCAAACGGGCTCTTAACGATTTTTGGGTTGTACGCATCAACGCAACTGGCACCAAAGTATGGGACAGAGCTTATGGCGGTATTAAAGGCACTTACACCGATCCTTGGTGTACTACTGGCTGTAATGTAACTACTTATGGCGAATCGGTGCTTTCGGGGCTAATTACCACACCGGACGGTGGATTTTTACTAGGCGGTACTTCTACGGCAGAACCAGGAGCTGAAAAAAGTGAAGATAATTTGAGTGATAAGTACACCAACCTTAGAAAATATTGGGTAGTGAAGATAAACGACCAGGGTAAAAAAGAGTGGGATAAAACCTACGTGGGGGGGCTTACGGAATCTACTTTGAAATTTGTGGATAGTACCTATACTATTTATGGCGGTAGTGCTAACCTTAGATCTCTTATTTCTGCCCCGGATGGCGGTTTCTTATTGGCCGGTGATTCCGATTATGGAAAAGGTGCTGACAAAAGTGAAGATGTCCGGGTAAAGGATTATGAATTTGTGGATTACTGGGCAGTGAAAATTGATGCCCAAGGTGTTAAAAAGTGGGACAAAACTTTGGGTGGCTTTAATTACGATTTTCTAGCCGCGGCTGTTACTAGTTCAACGGGGGGCTATTTGTTAGGCGGCTCTTCCGAATCCGGTATCGGCGGGGATAAAAGCGAGGCTCTCCGGGATTCAACCAATATAAATTTTGAATTTTGGCCCACGGATTATTGGGTAGTAGAAATAAAAGACGAAACTTCCTTAAATAACTCCGCCTGGGATAGGCGCTACGGTGGTTCCGGCTACGATGTGTTAACTTCCTTTATTAAGACAGCCGATGGCGGCTACTTGTCCGCTGGCTATTCTCCGTCTGGCATTAGCGGGGATAAAACGCAAGCGAGCCGGGGCAAGAACGATTACTGGATGGTAAAATCAGATAAAAACGGCAAAAAGATTTGGGATAAACGGTATGGCGGGGGCGGCGATGATTACCTAAATCGGGTAATTCAAACGCAGGATGGTGGTTATCTGCTCGCTGGCTCCTCGCTCTCGGGTATTAGTGGCGACAAGAGCCAGGCCAGCCGCGGCGATCGGGATTACTGGATTGTGAAGATTAGCGGCACCGGGGTAAAACAATGGGATAAGCGCTACGGCGGCAGCGGTTACGACGAACTCAAAAAAGTAATTCAACTTTCTACCGGTGACTATATTTTAGCCGGTTACAGCAACTCCCCGGTTAGCGGCGACAAAAGTCAGGGTAACCAAGGGGGCTATGATTATTGGCTGGTAAAAATAAGTAATACCGGCACCAAGATTTGGGATAAACGCTATGGGGGCAATTTAAACGATGCGCTCACGGGTATTGTGCAAACTTCAGGGGGCGGATTTTTATTAGGCGGCAGTTCCACCTCGGCTGGCAACGGCGAAAAAAGCGAGGAAAGCCGGGGTGGCAAAGATTTCTGGTTGATCAGCGTAAATAAAAATGGCGCGAAGCTTTGGGATAAAACGTATGGCGGCGCCGGCGAAGACGAAGCTTATTCCTTGGGCCGCAGTGGCAGCAGCGATTACTTTATCTCGGGTTCGAGCGATTCACCGGCGGGCAGCGATAAAACCCGCGGCAGCCAAGGGCTGAAAGATTTCTGGTTCCTTAAAATAAACAATAAAGGCGTTAAAATATGGGATAAGCGGTTTGGAAGTAACTTTGACGACGAAGCTAAGGCCAGTATCCAAACCCAGGATGGCGGGTATTTACTGGCCGGTATTTCGGCTTCCAGCATGGGCGGCAATAAAAGCCAAAACAGCCAGGGAGGCTTTGATTACTGGATCGTTAAAACCGATAAAGACGGCATGTACCAGTGGGACAAACGTTTTGGGGGCAGCAGTGTGGATGACCTGAGGGCCGTTATTCAAACGCCGGATGGTGGTTACTTGCTGGCCGGTAAATCACTTTCGGGTGCCAGCGGCGATAGAACGCAGCCTAGTCAGGGCGAATACGATTACTGGGTGGTGAAAGTAGCGCCGGAAACTTCTCCCCTCCTTGCTGCCAGAGAAGCTACCGAGGTAACCCTACCAACAGAAATATCCGGCTTAAAACAGCTTCAAGCGTATCCAAATCCGTTCAGCGAAAAGGTAACCGTGAGCTTTACTTTACCGCAAACGCAACCTGCCAGTGTAAAGGTGTACGACAACCAAGGCCGGGAAATTACTACTTTGTTCCAGGGCGAAGCAAAAGCAAAGAAAACCTACCAGGTAAAATGGCAAGCACAAAATAAAGCGACAGGGTTGTATTTCCTCCAATTGCAAACCCCAACTATTCAACAGCAGCAAAAAATTCTCTTAACTAAATAA
- a CDS encoding DUF6597 domain-containing transcriptional factor, producing MKIRNFDLEFMLFLQAAPHLALQRFIGQYVYVSFNTAILPSLRQTFLPYDIPGISFFIGPVFLEQTKDYLTGPIAATNLSSLAYLNALTTVPITLSFKEYALIQVLVIPFKPAGFSALFRQNMAELTNSLPDFLLLSGASEGSRFLNQLVEA from the coding sequence TTGAAGATCAGGAACTTTGATCTGGAATTTATGCTCTTTTTACAAGCCGCACCCCATCTGGCTTTGCAAAGATTTATTGGTCAATATGTTTATGTTTCCTTCAACACGGCTATTTTACCCAGCTTAAGGCAGACTTTTCTTCCTTACGATATACCCGGCATATCCTTTTTTATCGGTCCGGTATTTTTGGAACAAACCAAAGATTATTTAACTGGACCTATAGCTGCTACTAACCTTTCCTCTCTTGCTTATTTAAATGCATTAACCACTGTTCCTATTACTTTATCTTTTAAAGAATATGCCCTCATACAAGTATTGGTGATTCCGTTTAAACCCGCAGGCTTTTCGGCTTTATTTCGGCAGAATATGGCCGAATTAACTAATTCGTTACCTGACTTTTTATTATTATCCGGCGCCTCGGAAGGTAGCCGGTTTCTAAATCAGTTGGTAGAAGCTTAA
- a CDS encoding helix-turn-helix domain-containing protein: MKRISLRYHSGDQIREACRRLMITNGQMTMTDLAYHTNMPLRTLERQFTERVGVSPKLFARFKRFHQALALMNYPKPATWTDIALTCGYYDQAHFIKEFKTFSNQSPTTYCPSEFLLYNQMVLYRNFISF; encoded by the coding sequence TTGAAAAGAATTTCTTTGCGCTATCATTCCGGCGATCAGATTAGAGAAGCCTGCCGGAGACTGATGATCACGAATGGGCAGATGACCATGACGGACCTTGCCTATCATACCAACATGCCCTTGCGAACACTGGAACGGCAGTTTACGGAACGGGTCGGGGTTTCGCCCAAATTATTTGCGCGCTTCAAACGCTTCCATCAGGCATTAGCGCTCATGAACTACCCCAAACCCGCTACTTGGACGGATATTGCCTTGACCTGCGGGTATTACGACCAAGCGCATTTTATCAAAGAATTCAAAACTTTCAGCAATCAATCGCCCACTACCTACTGCCCGTCAGAGTTTTTGTTGTACAATCAAATGGTACTATACCGAAATTTTATTTCTTTTTAG
- a CDS encoding alpha/beta hydrolase: MKEAVQFTSEGLVLAGHLYKPQDWGETKKYPAVLVGGSWTTVKEQMSGLYANALAKQGFIAFAIDPRYFGESEGQPRFWENPAAKIADYQNAIIYLQTVPGVDKNNIFLTAICASAGYLANVAAQSE, translated from the coding sequence GTGAAAGAAGCCGTTCAATTTACCAGCGAAGGCTTAGTGTTAGCGGGCCACTTATACAAACCCCAGGATTGGGGGGAGACTAAGAAGTACCCGGCCGTATTAGTGGGTGGCTCCTGGACCACGGTAAAAGAACAAATGAGCGGCTTATACGCGAATGCATTAGCCAAGCAAGGTTTTATTGCCTTCGCTATCGACCCGCGTTACTTTGGCGAAAGCGAAGGCCAACCCCGGTTTTGGGAAAACCCGGCCGCTAAAATTGCTGATTACCAAAATGCTATAATTTATCTGCAAACAGTTCCGGGAGTGGACAAGAACAACATTTTCCTGACCGCTATTTGTGCCAGCGCGGGTTATCTGGCCAACGTCGCCGCGCAGAGTGAGTGA
- a CDS encoding nuclear transport factor 2 family protein yields MEAEIIQAIHTIFEGVDERNRPKVQVIMAEQVMLDYTSLNGGEPNQQTPQEITAIWATFLPGFDKTHHQISDFRVTITGNQAVAHYQGKGNHFLNNEVWTAEGTFNTALEQQDHKWLVTQHKFNLIKQSGNQELPAQAKAVLEKKAAL; encoded by the coding sequence ATGGAAGCAGAAATCATTCAAGCGATACATACTATTTTTGAGGGAGTAGATGAACGCAACCGGCCGAAAGTACAAGTCATAATGGCCGAGCAGGTAATGCTGGACTACACCTCCCTGAACGGCGGCGAACCCAACCAACAAACTCCCCAGGAAATAACGGCGATTTGGGCTACCTTTCTGCCCGGCTTTGATAAGACCCATCATCAAATCTCCGACTTTCGGGTAACAATTACGGGTAATCAGGCCGTGGCCCATTATCAGGGCAAAGGAAACCATTTCCTAAACAACGAAGTTTGGACCGCTGAAGGCACGTTTAATACCGCACTCGAACAACAAGACCATAAGTGGTTGGTCACCCAACACAAATTTAATTTAATCAAACAAAGCGGCAACCAGGAACTTCCCGCTCAAGCAAAAGCAGTTTTAGAAAAAAAAGCAGCCCTGTGA
- a CDS encoding glycosyl hydrolase family 28-related protein — translation MQRPKWKNLNYCFWFLFLLAGFPVRANTYSVLDFGAVADAKTQNTKAIQKAIDKCAETGGIVFFPKGTFLSGTIYLKSNILLHLSPMAVLKGSALPQDYLFTGLRILSAARQKHLFSECRLSVAKPR, via the coding sequence ATGCAAAGACCTAAATGGAAGAATCTTAATTATTGTTTTTGGTTTCTTTTTTTATTGGCAGGTTTCCCGGTTCGGGCTAATACCTATAGTGTTCTGGACTTCGGAGCCGTGGCCGATGCTAAAACCCAGAATACAAAAGCCATTCAAAAAGCTATTGATAAATGCGCCGAAACGGGGGGTATCGTCTTTTTTCCGAAAGGCACTTTTTTGAGCGGAACCATCTACTTGAAAAGCAATATCCTATTGCATCTTTCACCCATGGCCGTTTTAAAAGGCAGCGCTTTACCGCAAGACTATCTCTTTACCGGCTTACGGATTTTATCTGCGGCACGCCAAAAACATCTCTTTTCAGAATGTAGACTTTCAGTTGCGAAACCCCGATAA
- a CDS encoding glycoside hydrolase family protein produces MKYFKKIKFYWLVLLTLPLVSLGQNVTPHSVPEEFASDYYVVTVNGQSVPVFHAGLNVYFASFDFTERVAVSVKSNFDTQSYSGQTSNKEIIKPDEKGYWRGEVQVRPLSKNIKPQLNGSTVTFALTEAGQYSVERVGTSNFKDDVLFIFANRPETNLPSLTDVNVIRLKAGIHQQHIDLKSNQTLYLEAGAVLFGSINVWNAKNVSILGRGTVVYYGPQSEHHDDGWKHQKNWHPLTTHNVQGLTVRGVTFVGRSRTWSLQTHTTFDAVFDNIKIIAVNPQNINGDGIDWYGGGRSKVINSFIRSMDDCFAFFTEDSSKDMWATTRNTAGEVKNIYIENCVLWTTLANVFRIGFNGQALRTNNITLKNSDVIHMSKSQWYAPWSLLCAVSPNSQGKAMHTNYLMENIRFEEPTALLGLQNPEAEFKGVVFKNITMTGNPVPSLVKSRFSGATFQNVLFNGKKVNSEADIPLQTGSKVADAQYGPTK; encoded by the coding sequence ATGAAATATTTTAAAAAAATTAAATTTTATTGGCTCGTCCTCTTGACTTTGCCCCTGGTAAGTTTAGGCCAAAACGTAACGCCGCATTCGGTGCCGGAAGAATTTGCTTCGGATTATTATGTGGTTACCGTAAACGGGCAATCAGTACCGGTTTTTCACGCGGGGTTGAACGTTTATTTTGCCAGTTTTGATTTCACGGAGAGGGTGGCGGTTTCGGTTAAATCTAACTTTGATACCCAGTCTTATTCTGGGCAGACCTCTAACAAAGAAATTATTAAACCAGACGAAAAAGGTTATTGGCGGGGAGAAGTGCAGGTCCGGCCCTTATCTAAAAATATCAAGCCGCAACTAAATGGCTCTACCGTTACTTTTGCGCTGACCGAAGCGGGTCAATATTCCGTAGAGCGGGTAGGAACGAGTAATTTTAAAGATGACGTGCTTTTTATTTTTGCCAATCGTCCGGAAACAAATCTGCCTTCTTTAACCGATGTCAACGTAATTCGGTTAAAAGCCGGCATTCACCAACAGCATATCGACCTCAAAAGTAATCAAACGCTTTATCTGGAGGCCGGAGCCGTTTTGTTTGGCAGTATTAACGTGTGGAATGCTAAAAACGTCAGCATCCTGGGGCGGGGCACGGTAGTTTATTACGGCCCGCAATCCGAACACCACGATGATGGCTGGAAACATCAGAAAAACTGGCATCCGCTCACCACCCACAACGTGCAAGGGCTAACGGTAAGGGGGGTTACTTTTGTGGGACGCAGCCGCACCTGGTCGCTGCAAACCCATACAACTTTCGATGCTGTTTTTGATAATATTAAAATTATCGCGGTAAATCCGCAAAATATTAACGGGGATGGCATCGATTGGTACGGCGGGGGCCGCAGTAAAGTAATCAACAGCTTTATCCGCTCCATGGACGATTGTTTTGCCTTTTTTACCGAAGACAGTAGCAAAGATATGTGGGCTACCACCAGAAATACGGCGGGCGAGGTAAAAAATATCTACATCGAAAATTGTGTGCTCTGGACTACTTTAGCCAACGTATTCCGGATTGGCTTTAATGGCCAGGCGCTCCGTACAAACAACATTACTTTAAAAAACAGCGATGTTATTCACATGAGCAAAAGCCAGTGGTATGCGCCTTGGTCTTTGTTATGCGCGGTTAGTCCGAACAGCCAAGGGAAAGCCATGCATACCAATTATTTAATGGAAAATATCCGGTTTGAAGAACCCACCGCTCTGTTAGGCCTGCAAAATCCGGAAGCGGAATTTAAAGGAGTGGTATTCAAGAATATTACCATGACGGGAAATCCGGTACCCTCCCTTGTTAAAAGCCGGTTTAGCGGTGCAACTTTTCAAAATGTGCTCTTCAATGGGAAAAAGGTAAACAGCGAAGCCGATATTCCACTTCAAACGGGCAGTAAGGTGGCAGACGCGCAGTATGGCCCCACGAAATAG